A single genomic interval of Streptococcus oralis subsp. dentisani harbors:
- a CDS encoding putative polysaccharide biosynthesis protein yields MSNENNHQQAQMLRGTAWLTASNFISRLLGAIYIIPWYIWMGTYAAKANGLFTMGYNIYAWFLLISTAGIPVAVAKQVAKYNTMREEEHSFALIRSFLGFMTGLGLVFALVLYLFSPWLADLSGVGTDLIPIMQSLAWAVLIFPSMSVIRGFFQGMNNLKPYAMSQIAEQVIRVIWMLLATFIIMKMGSGDYLSAVTQSTFAAFVGMVASFAVLIYFLSKEGLLQKVFETRDKINSKRLLVDTIKEAIPFILTGSAIQLFQILDQMTFINSMKWFTNYSNEDLVVMFSYFSANPNKITMILISVGVSIGSVGLPLLTENYVKGDLRAAARLVQDSMTMLFMFLLPATVGVVMVGEPLYTVFYGKPDSLAMGLFVFAVLQSTILGLYMVLSPMLQAMFRNRKAVLYFVYGSLAKLVLQLPAIAIFHSYGPLISTTIGLIIPNVLMYRDICRVTGARRKIILKRTILIMILTMVMFILVGFLQWILGFFFQPTGRFWSFLYVALIGGLGGGLYGLMSLGTHLLDKIIGKPQADRLRAKFKRS; encoded by the coding sequence ATGTCTAACGAAAACAATCACCAGCAAGCCCAGATGTTGCGAGGGACTGCTTGGCTAACAGCTAGTAACTTTATTAGTCGCCTCCTTGGTGCTATCTATATTATTCCCTGGTATATTTGGATGGGGACTTATGCCGCCAAGGCAAATGGTCTCTTTACCATGGGTTATAATATTTACGCCTGGTTCTTGCTGATTTCGACAGCGGGTATCCCGGTTGCGGTTGCTAAACAAGTGGCTAAGTACAATACTATGCGAGAAGAAGAGCATAGCTTTGCCTTGATTCGGAGTTTTCTAGGCTTTATGACGGGCTTGGGACTAGTCTTTGCCTTGGTCTTGTATCTCTTTTCTCCCTGGTTGGCAGATTTATCAGGCGTGGGGACAGACCTAATTCCTATCATGCAGAGTTTGGCTTGGGCAGTTCTGATTTTTCCATCTATGAGTGTTATCCGTGGCTTTTTCCAAGGGATGAATAACCTGAAGCCCTATGCTATGAGTCAAATCGCCGAGCAGGTGATCCGTGTTATCTGGATGTTGCTGGCTACTTTTATTATCATGAAGATGGGTTCTGGTGATTACTTATCAGCGGTTACTCAGTCTACCTTTGCTGCCTTTGTGGGAATGGTGGCTAGTTTTGCAGTCTTGATCTATTTTCTTTCCAAGGAGGGACTGCTCCAAAAGGTATTTGAAACACGGGATAAGATCAATAGCAAGCGACTCTTGGTTGATACCATCAAGGAAGCCATTCCCTTTATCCTGACAGGATCAGCCATCCAGCTCTTCCAGATTTTAGACCAAATGACCTTCATCAATAGCATGAAGTGGTTTACCAACTACAGCAATGAAGACTTGGTTGTCATGTTTTCTTATTTCTCCGCCAATCCTAATAAAATCACCATGATTTTGATCTCTGTTGGTGTCTCGATTGGAAGTGTCGGCTTGCCACTTTTGACGGAAAATTATGTCAAAGGTGATTTGAGAGCCGCTGCTCGCCTAGTTCAAGATAGTATGACCATGCTCTTTATGTTTCTCTTACCAGCAACAGTTGGAGTCGTCATGGTAGGGGAACCTCTCTATACAGTCTTTTATGGCAAGCCAGATAGTCTGGCCATGGGCTTGTTTGTCTTTGCGGTTTTACAGTCTACTATTTTAGGTTTGTACATGGTCTTGTCTCCTATGCTTCAGGCTATGTTCCGCAATCGCAAGGCAGTGCTTTACTTTGTCTATGGTTCCCTTGCCAAGCTAGTCTTGCAGTTACCAGCTATTGCCATTTTCCACAGCTATGGTCCCTTGATTTCAACGACTATCGGTCTCATCATTCCAAATGTTTTGATGTACCGAGATATTTGCAGGGTAACAGGTGCACGTCGTAAGATTATCTTAAAACGGACAATTTTAATTATGATTTTGACAATGGTCATGTTTATTCTGGTTGGTTTTCTACAGTGGATTTTAGGATTTTTCTTCCAACCAACGGGACGCTTCTGGAGTTTCCTTTATGTAGCTCTCATCGGAGGTCTCGGGGGAGGACTCTATGGTTTAATGAGTCTTGGCACTCACCTATTGGATAAGATTATTGGTAAACCTCAAGCAGACCGCCTACGAGCAAAATTTAAACGATCTTAA
- a CDS encoding DUF3397 domain-containing protein: protein MGMILMKIAAILLLVLTLVVSIIVTKLFKLKKLGLNFADLAFPLLVFEYYLITAKAFTHNFLPRLGVALSLLAILLVVFFLLKKRSFYYPKFIKFFWRAGFLLTLVLYIAMIVELMMLTPQ, encoded by the coding sequence ATGGGTATGATTTTAATGAAAATAGCAGCTATTTTATTGTTGGTACTAACCCTCGTGGTCTCCATCATTGTAACAAAACTTTTTAAACTGAAAAAACTAGGACTGAACTTTGCGGATTTAGCTTTTCCACTTTTGGTATTCGAGTATTATCTTATCACTGCCAAAGCCTTTACCCACAACTTTCTGCCACGACTTGGTGTTGCACTTTCTCTCCTAGCAATCCTCCTAGTTGTCTTTTTCCTACTCAAAAAACGAAGTTTTTATTACCCTAAATTTATCAAATTCTTCTGGAGAGCGGGTTTTCTCCTAACCTTAGTCCTCTATATCGCTATGATTGTAGAATTAATGATGCTCACACCCCAATAA
- a CDS encoding TIGR01212 family radical SAM protein (This family includes YhcC from E. coli K-12, an uncharacterized radical SAM protein.) encodes MKVMKSYNTLNDYYRKLFGEKTFKVPIDAGFDCPNRDGTVAHGGCTFCTVSGSGDAIVAPDAPIREQFYKEIDFMHRKWPDVQKYLVYFQNFTNTHEKVEVIRERYEQAINEPGVVGINIGTRPDCLPDETIEYLAELSERMHVTVELGLQTTFEATSDLINRAHSYELYVETVKRLRKYPKIEIVSHLINGLPGETHEMMVENVRRCVTDNDIQGIKLHLLHLMTNTRMQRDYHEGRLQLMSQDEYVKVICDQLEIIPKHIVIHRITGDAPRDMLIGPMWSLNKWEVLNAIETEMRRRGSVQGCKAVKQEFKNEKTT; translated from the coding sequence ATGAAAGTTATGAAATCTTATAATACCTTGAATGATTATTATCGAAAACTCTTTGGAGAAAAGACTTTTAAAGTTCCTATTGATGCGGGATTTGACTGTCCAAATCGGGATGGAACTGTAGCTCATGGGGGCTGTACCTTTTGTACGGTTTCGGGTTCTGGAGATGCCATTGTAGCACCAGATGCCCCTATCCGTGAGCAATTTTATAAGGAAATCGACTTTATGCACCGCAAATGGCCAGATGTTCAGAAGTATCTGGTTTATTTTCAAAATTTTACCAACACCCATGAAAAGGTGGAAGTCATCCGAGAGCGCTATGAGCAGGCTATCAACGAACCGGGTGTAGTAGGGATCAATATCGGAACGCGCCCAGACTGCCTACCAGACGAAACCATTGAATATTTGGCTGAGTTATCGGAACGCATGCATGTGACGGTAGAATTGGGCTTGCAGACCACCTTTGAAGCAACCTCTGACCTGATTAACCGTGCCCATTCTTATGAATTGTATGTGGAAACAGTAAAACGCTTGAGGAAATATCCCAAGATTGAGATTGTTTCCCATTTGATTAACGGGCTGCCCGGTGAGACTCATGAGATGATGGTTGAAAATGTCCGTCGCTGCGTCACGGATAATGATATTCAAGGAATTAAACTGCACTTGCTCCATCTCATGACCAATACGCGTATGCAAAGAGATTACCACGAAGGACGCTTGCAACTGATGAGTCAGGACGAGTATGTCAAGGTTATCTGTGACCAGTTGGAAATCATTCCCAAGCATATCGTCATCCATCGAATCACGGGAGATGCGCCTAGAGATATGTTGATTGGTCCCATGTGGAGCCTCAATAAATGGGAAGTGCTAAATGCTATTGAAACTGAAATGAGACGTCGTGGAAGTGTGCAAGGATGCAAGGCTGTAAAACAGGAGTTTAAAAATGAAAAGACCACTTGA
- a CDS encoding tRNA (mnm(5)s(2)U34)-methyltransferase, with the protein MKRPLEMAHDFLAEVVTKEDIVVDATMGNGHDTLFLAKLAKQVYAFDIQEQALEKTKDRLNEAGLENVQLILQGHETLDQFVTEARAGIFNLGYLPSADKSVITRPQTTIEALEKLCHLLVKGGRIAIMIYYGHEGGDSERDAVLDFVSQLNQQEYTATIYRTLNQVNNPPFLVMIEKLERYRHG; encoded by the coding sequence ATGAAAAGACCACTTGAGATGGCGCATGATTTTTTGGCTGAAGTTGTGACAAAAGAGGATATCGTTGTGGATGCGACCATGGGCAATGGTCACGATACGCTTTTTTTAGCCAAGCTAGCCAAGCAAGTCTATGCCTTTGATATCCAGGAGCAGGCTTTGGAGAAAACCAAAGACCGTTTAAATGAGGCAGGTTTAGAAAATGTCCAGTTGATTTTACAAGGGCATGAGACACTGGACCAATTTGTGACAGAAGCTAGGGCAGGGATTTTTAATCTTGGTTATTTGCCTTCTGCTGACAAATCCGTCATCACCAGACCCCAGACTACTATTGAAGCTTTAGAGAAACTTTGTCATTTGCTTGTCAAAGGGGGACGGATTGCCATTATGATTTACTATGGTCATGAGGGAGGAGACAGCGAGAGGGATGCCGTGTTGGATTTTGTTAGCCAGTTGAACCAACAAGAGTATACAGCTACCATTTACCGGACACTCAACCAAGTTAATAATCCACCGTTTTTAGTTATGATTGAGAAATTAGAAAGATATAGACATGGATAA